The genomic segment CAGTTCAAGAACGTGATTGGCGTACTTTTCCCGTCATCTCTGACTCCGGTAATGCTGGAACTGGGTGGAATCCCCGCAGAGAAGAAAATCCACGACATCTCCAGAGAAGAACGCCAGCACTTCATTGACCTTATCAAAGCCTTCCCCTTCACAATCACAGGAATGGGTGAGTTCAAAGAAGCCATCATCACCAGAGGCGGCGTCTCTGTCAAAGAGATCAATCCCGGAACAATGGAATCAAAGAAAATCTCAGGTCTTTACTTCGCAGGCGAGGTACTGGATCTGGATGCAGTGACAGGTGGATATAACTTACAGATTGCCTGGTCTACCGCATATCTGGCAGCACAGGCCATACAGTAAGCTGCTTACTATAGAAACAACAGAAACAAGCAGATGATGAGTACCGTGTATGCGAATTATATCTATGATTCGGTTATGAGCAAGGAGCGAAGCGGATTGCGAATATCCGCTTGACTGATTAATAAACATTAATAATAAAACAGAGAAAATCTGTTTGAATAATAGAAACAGGAGGAACCACGAAAATGGGATGTAACATAGCCATCGACGGACCTGCAGGAGCAGGAAAGAGCACCATCGCAAAGAAAGTAGCGAAAGAATTATCATTTATCTATGTAGATACAGGAGCCATGTACAGGGCAATGGCTTTATATCTTCTGAACCATGGCGTAAACGGAGAAAATCAGGAAGAGATCGAGGCGGTATGTTCCGGCGCTGACATCTCCATCGAATACAAAAACGGAGAACAGATTGTCATCCTCAACGGAGAGAACGTAAATGCTATGATCCGCACCGAACAGGTAGGAAACATGGCATCCAAAAGCTCCGCAAACCCGAAAGTCAGAGCCCACCTTCTGAAACTTCAGAGAACTCTTGCAGAGAAAAATGATGTAGTTATGGACGGCAGAGATATCGGCACAACTATCCTTCCAAACGCAGAAGTAAAAATCTACCTCACAGCAAGCGCAGACACCAGAGCAAAAAGAAGAGCCCTGGAATATGAGCAGAAGGGAGAAGCCTTTGACCTGGACCAGATCCGAAAAGACATCATCGAGCGCGACGAACGCGACATGAACCGCGAAATCTCCCCTCTGAAACAGGCAGAGGACGCAGTGCTTGTAGATTCTTCGGAAATGGGAATTGATCAGGTTGTAGATGCTATTCTTGATGTGTATAATAAGAAGATACAGAAATAACGGTCAGGCGGACAGATTATCTGTTTCAGACTACGCTATTTGCCCGTCAACTACCTATCACCTAAAGTGGTGCTGCATCATAGGGTGGTTGACAGCACCCTTTACAGACAAGATATACTCATCTGTAACTGTAAACTTCCCATGCTATACAGCAAACATTCTTTTACGGGTAAGGAAAGGATTTATTTATGAAAGTTAAAGTAGCAGAGACAGCAGGCTTCTGCTTCGGCGTCAAACGTGCAGTGGACAAAGTCTACGAGTTGATCGACACAGAACAGAAACCAATCTTCACTCTGGGCCCGATCATCCACAACGAAGGCGTAGTAGCGGATCTGGAAGCTCGTGGCGTCCATGTTATCGCAGAAGCAGACCTGGATTCCCCGGATGACACCCTGCAGAATGGAACAGTAGTCATCCGCTCTCACGGCGTAGGTAAACCCATCTACGATAAGCTGAAAGAAAAAAACATCTCCTACGTAGATGTGACCTGCCCCTTCGTCCTGAAAATCCACAGGATCGTGGAAAAAGAAAGCCTTGCAGGAAACCACATCATCATCATCGGTGACAAAGACCACCCCGAAGTACAGGGCATCTGCGGCTGGTGTCAGGGACCGTACACGGTGATCAGAAACAAAGAAGAAGCCGAAGTATTTGTACCCCCAAAAGGCAAAAAAATAAGTATTGTGTCCCAGACGACATTTAATTACAACAAATTTAAAGATTTAGTTGAAATTCTTTGCAAAAAGAGGTATGATAATAATGTTTTAAATATTCTCAATATTTTAAACACTATTTGTAATGCTACCGAAGAACGGCAGAGAGAAGCAAAAAACATAGCCGGAGAGGTAGACACTATGTTGGTCGTAGGTGGCCGGCATAGTTCCAATACTCAAAAGCTGTTTGAAATATGTAAAAAGGAATGTGGAAATACTTACTATATACAAACACCTGTAGACTTGGATTCTGAAATGTTCCAATGCAGTAGTTATGTAGGTATTACAGCAGGGGCTTCCACCCCAAACAAAATTATTGAGGAGGTTCAAGAACATGTCAGAATTAAGTTTTGAACAAATGCTGGAAGATTCCGTAAAGACTATCAGAAATGGAGAGATTGTACAGGGTACTGTCATCGATGTAAAAGAAGATGAGATTATTCTGAATATCGGTTATAAAGCAGACGGTATTATCACAAAGAACGAATACTCTAACGATGCAAGCCTTGTACTCACAGATGCTGTTCACGTTGGAGACACAATGGAAGCAAAAGTTCTCAAAGTAAACGATGGAGAAGGTCAGGTTACTCTTACTTACAAGAGACTGGCAGCAGAGAAAGGCAACAAACGTCTTGAAGAAGCATTTGAGAATCAGGAAGTATTAAAAGCTCCTGTAACTCAGGTACTTGACGGCGGACTTTGTGTAAACGTAGACGAAGCAAGAGTATTCATTCCTGCAAGCCTGGTTTCCGACACATACGAGAAAGACCTTTCCAAATATGCAGATCAGGAGATTGAATTCGTTATCACAGAATTCAACCCGAGAAGACGCCGCATCATCGGTAACCGTAAACAGCTTCTTCTCGCTGAGAAAGCAGAGAAACAGAAAGAATTAATGGAGAGAATCCATGTTGGCGATACAGTTGAAGGAACTGTTAAGAACGTTACAGATTTCGGTGCATTCATCGATTTGGGCGGAGCTGACGGACTTCTTCACATTTCCGAAATGTCCTGGGGCAGAGTAGAGAACCCGAAGAAAGTATTCACTGTTGGCGATAAAGTCAAAGTTCTTATCAAAGAGATCAACGGAGAGAAGATCGCACTTTCCCTTAAATTCCCGGAAGCAAATCCATGGCTCACAGCAGCTGAGGACTTCGCTGTAGGAAACGTAGTTAAAGGTAAAGTTGCACGTATGACAGACTTCGGTGCATTCGTAGAGCTTGCACCTGGTGTAGATGCACTTCTTCATGTATCCCAGATTTCCAGAGAGCACGTTGCTAAACCAGCAGACGTACTGTCAATCGGACAGGAGATCGAAGCTAAGGTTGTTGACTTCAACGGCGAAGACAAGAAGATCAGCCTGAGCATGAAAGCTCTTGAGGCACCGGCTGAGGAAGCTGCAGAAGAATAATAACAGACAACAAAAATAGTTGTGTTGAATAACAGAGACTGCCGGATGGAAAGCTGCTTGCTGAATATCCGGCAGTTTTGTTGACAGAAGGGATAACAAGAATGCTCGAAGAAGGAATATTCGATATACATTGCCACATTGTGCCAGGAGTGGATGACGGAGCTGCGGATATTGAAGAAACAAGAAAATTATTGGAGATGGAATATAAGCAGGGAGTGAGAAACATTATTCTGACGCCTCATTTCCGTTTTCAGATGTTTGAGACACCTCTGGAAAAAGTACAGAGACAATTCCGGCTTGCAGAAGAGGCGGCAGCAGATATCAGTAAAGATCTGCATCTTTACCTCGGATGCGAATTTCATGCAAATATGGAGATGCTTCCTATGCTTCGTGAGAAAAAAGTTGCTACCATGGCTGGTTCCAGGTATGTGCTGGTAGAATTCTCTCACAATTCAGAGGCATCCTATATCAGAGAACGCCTGTCTGCAATGCTTTCCGGCGGGTATAGACCCATTGTTGCACATATTGAACGATACGAAGCGACACGCACAGATCTGGACTTTGTAGAAGAACTGACAGAGATGGGAGCTTATATGCAGATCAATGCAGACAGCATTGTGGGAAAATGTGGCTTTTTTACAAAACGCTACTGTCAGAAGCTGATGAAGAATGACTTGGTTCATTTTGTAGGTTCTGACTGCCATGACAGCAGTAAAAGAATTTCCAGAATCGGGGAAGCCTATAGCTATGTAATAAAGAAAATGGATACAGACTATGCGAAACAGCTTTTCATTCGAAATCCACAGAAAATCATAGATCAGAAAATTTAATGGATTTTGACCGAGTCAACTTTGTGGTCAGATTTTAAAGAATTTCAAAGAATAATGTCACTCGCAATTGACTTTTTATACGTACTACGGTAAAATGTATACGGTTTATGTAAAACTGTAACTGTCTGCTGTAAAATAAATCAGCCGGATAATTACGAAAACTACAATGAAAAAGGGAAAAGGAAAATATCAGATGTTAGACAATTTGAACAGCAAATTTGAGAGCAGCAGGGTGCAGGCACTTGATGTCAATGACGATGAAGTTGAAATTGATTTACTGGAAATATTTCATGCACTCAGAAAGAAAATTCTGCTGGTACTGATGGTTGCTCTTATAGGTGGCTGTATCGGAGCTGCATGTACACAGTTCCTGATGACACCAATCTACAGTTCAACATCCAGTATGCTTGTTCTCTCAAAGGAAACCACGCTGACATCTCTGGCGGATCTGCAGTTAGGTGCCAGTCTGACAAGTGATTACACAGTACTGATCACAAGTACTCCTGTACTGGAACAGGTAGTTACAAATCTGAACCTGGATATGACAGCGGAGGATCTGAAAGAGAATGTAACGATTAATAATCCGACAGATACCCGTATCCTTGAGATCACTGTTGATAATCCGGATTCTACAATGGCTAAGAAGATCGTAGATGAGATTGCGAATGTTTCCTCATCCTATATCGGAGACAAGATGGAAGTTATTCCGCCTAAGATCATCGAAGTTGGTAAGATTGCTACAGAGAGAACTTCTCCAAGTGTAATGAAGAACTCAGCAATTGGCTTCTTACTCGGATTTCTTGCATGTGCGGCAATCGTAGTTGTATACGCTGTAATGGATGATACTATCAAGACAGAAGAAGATATTGAGAAATATCTCGGTGTTTCTGTACTTGCCAAGGTTCCTGACAGAAAAGACTACGTAAACATGAAGAACAAGAAACCAAAGAGCAATAAGAAGAACAAGAAGCGTCGCTAGAGTAATGGAGGAATCTGAGCAATGAAGAAACTCAATTTAACAGATAAAAGAAAACCGGACTATTTCTACAGCGAGGCGATTAAAACGCTGCGTACAAATATCCAGCTGTCCGGTCAGAGCATAAAGACAATTCTGGTTACAAGCTGCTTTCCGAATGAAGGTAAGAGTGATGTAGTACTCAGCCTTGCACAGGAGCTTGGAAGCATCGGTAAGAAAGTGCTTCTTCTGGATGCGGATATCAGAAAGACTGCTTATGCAGGACGACTGGGAGTAGAAGAAGAGGTCAAAGGACTTTCCCAACTTCTCAGTGGGCAGGTAGGACTGCAGGATATTATCTATGAGACGAATTTCCCGAATATGGACATTATATTCGGAGGTCCGGCTGCACCAAACCCTTCAGGACTTCTCAGCGAGAACATTTTCAGGGTTTTTCTGAAAGAAGTCAGGGAATATTACAATTACATACTGATTGACACACCGCCGATCGGAACTGTAATCGATGCTGCGGTAATCGGCAGATGCTGTGATGGAGCGATCTTCCTGATCCAGCCAGGCAGCGTCAGATACAGAGATGCACAGAAGGCATTTGCGCAGCTTGAGAGAAGCGGATGCCGTGTTCTGGGAGCTGTTATGAATAAGATAGACACCAGTGGCGACAAATATTACTCTTCTTACTACAAACATTATGGTGAATACTATCGCAGAAGCGATGATGAGTCCCAGAAATAATATCGCTGTCTGATAATCGTTCAGAAGTGATATCATAACCATAATTAACAGTAAAGGAAAATTGGGAAAAGTGAGCAGAAATAAGAAGAGAAAAGGGAAAAAGACAAATATTTTGCTGGGTTTTATCTGTATTATCCTGGTGGGGGTTCTCGGTACAATTCTTGTGATGAGCTATAATACAGAGCAGGAAGAAGCCAAACGTCTGACAGAACTTGCAGGTAACCAGCAGAGCGGAATCGAAGATTATGAAGCAGTAAAGGAACACGCTGCACAGTTAGAGAAGGCATCCTCCGAAGATGAGAATACAGAAGATGCCGATAACAGTGAGACAAAGAAGAGCAAGAAGAAAGAAGACACAGCCGGGGAAGAGGATGCAGAGGAGACGGCACAGGCAGAAGATACTACTGAAGCAGAAGCACCGAGAACAATTTCCGGTGTCGTATGCTGGGGAGATGATCTGATCAATGGTGAGGAATCCAACACTTATTCCTACATGGCAGTACTTCAGAAACTTCTGACAGACAACGGATATAACCTGACAGTGATTAACAAGACTCTTCAGGGCGGCGGTACACTTTCTATGATGAAGATGGCCGGTGTAAGTGATGAAACTCTTCAGGGATATATTGCGAAAC from the Blautia wexlerae DSM 19850 genome contains:
- the cmk gene encoding (d)CMP kinase, with the protein product MGCNIAIDGPAGAGKSTIAKKVAKELSFIYVDTGAMYRAMALYLLNHGVNGENQEEIEAVCSGADISIEYKNGEQIVILNGENVNAMIRTEQVGNMASKSSANPKVRAHLLKLQRTLAEKNDVVMDGRDIGTTILPNAEVKIYLTASADTRAKRRALEYEQKGEAFDLDQIRKDIIERDERDMNREISPLKQAEDAVLVDSSEMGIDQVVDAILDVYNKKIQK
- the ispH gene encoding 4-hydroxy-3-methylbut-2-enyl diphosphate reductase; its protein translation is MKVKVAETAGFCFGVKRAVDKVYELIDTEQKPIFTLGPIIHNEGVVADLEARGVHVIAEADLDSPDDTLQNGTVVIRSHGVGKPIYDKLKEKNISYVDVTCPFVLKIHRIVEKESLAGNHIIIIGDKDHPEVQGICGWCQGPYTVIRNKEEAEVFVPPKGKKISIVSQTTFNYNKFKDLVEILCKKRYDNNVLNILNILNTICNATEERQREAKNIAGEVDTMLVVGGRHSSNTQKLFEICKKECGNTYYIQTPVDLDSEMFQCSSYVGITAGASTPNKIIEEVQEHVRIKF
- the rpsA gene encoding 30S ribosomal protein S1 is translated as MSELSFEQMLEDSVKTIRNGEIVQGTVIDVKEDEIILNIGYKADGIITKNEYSNDASLVLTDAVHVGDTMEAKVLKVNDGEGQVTLTYKRLAAEKGNKRLEEAFENQEVLKAPVTQVLDGGLCVNVDEARVFIPASLVSDTYEKDLSKYADQEIEFVITEFNPRRRRIIGNRKQLLLAEKAEKQKELMERIHVGDTVEGTVKNVTDFGAFIDLGGADGLLHISEMSWGRVENPKKVFTVGDKVKVLIKEINGEKIALSLKFPEANPWLTAAEDFAVGNVVKGKVARMTDFGAFVELAPGVDALLHVSQISREHVAKPADVLSIGQEIEAKVVDFNGEDKKISLSMKALEAPAEEAAEE
- a CDS encoding CpsB/CapC family capsule biosynthesis tyrosine phosphatase, which encodes MPGVDDGAADIEETRKLLEMEYKQGVRNIILTPHFRFQMFETPLEKVQRQFRLAEEAAADISKDLHLYLGCEFHANMEMLPMLREKKVATMAGSRYVLVEFSHNSEASYIRERLSAMLSGGYRPIVAHIERYEATRTDLDFVEELTEMGAYMQINADSIVGKCGFFTKRYCQKLMKNDLVHFVGSDCHDSSKRISRIGEAYSYVIKKMDTDYAKQLFIRNPQKIIDQKI
- a CDS encoding YveK family protein — protein: MLDNLNSKFESSRVQALDVNDDEVEIDLLEIFHALRKKILLVLMVALIGGCIGAACTQFLMTPIYSSTSSMLVLSKETTLTSLADLQLGASLTSDYTVLITSTPVLEQVVTNLNLDMTAEDLKENVTINNPTDTRILEITVDNPDSTMAKKIVDEIANVSSSYIGDKMEVIPPKIIEVGKIATERTSPSVMKNSAIGFLLGFLACAAIVVVYAVMDDTIKTEEDIEKYLGVSVLAKVPDRKDYVNMKNKKPKSNKKNKKRR
- a CDS encoding polysaccharide biosynthesis tyrosine autokinase, which codes for MKKLNLTDKRKPDYFYSEAIKTLRTNIQLSGQSIKTILVTSCFPNEGKSDVVLSLAQELGSIGKKVLLLDADIRKTAYAGRLGVEEEVKGLSQLLSGQVGLQDIIYETNFPNMDIIFGGPAAPNPSGLLSENIFRVFLKEVREYYNYILIDTPPIGTVIDAAVIGRCCDGAIFLIQPGSVRYRDAQKAFAQLERSGCRVLGAVMNKIDTSGDKYYSSYYKHYGEYYRRSDDESQK